One Rosa chinensis cultivar Old Blush chromosome 5, RchiOBHm-V2, whole genome shotgun sequence genomic region harbors:
- the LOC112165132 gene encoding uncharacterized protein LOC112165132 isoform X2, translating into MSKGFNHAGWIVTTSIRSPDQRKRKMSLTNEGASKKKADSDSEEDNNLKEKGVSNKKKEGFCSFLFRLMPMWSFFQLQRRMKIAELKKLCDVVEGKCGTGKQPFQLPDFIAATGIEKIRQEEPVDKTKHWGDLEREEEEEEPMEGKDLEDGIESVDSLSSTPTGNEKPDVIDLHKQQRKEPERPLYQKAYKVDVTTT; encoded by the exons ATGTCCAAGGGTTTTAATCATGCTGGCTGGATTGTTACTACTTCGATTCGATCACCTGATCA GAGGAAAAGAAAGATGAGTCTCACGAACGAAGGAGCCTCAAAGAAGAAGGCTGATTCAGATTCTGAAGAGGATAACAACCTAAAAGAGAAAGGCGtttcaaacaaaaagaaagagggTTTTTGTAGTTTTCTGTTCAGGCTAATGCCAATGTGGTCATTCTTTCAGCTTCAACGGCGAATGAAGATTGCAGAATTGAAAAAGCTCTGTGATGTTGTTGAG GGTAAATGTGGTACCGGAAAACAACCGTTTCAGCTTCCTGATTTCATTGCTGCAACTGGAATTGAGAAAATTAGACAG GAAGAGCCAGTTGATAAGACAAAGCATTGGGGTGATttggagagagaggaagaagaggaagaaccgATGGAGGGCAAAGATCTAGAAGATGGTATTGAATCTGTAGATAGCCTTTCAAG TACTCCCACTGGCAATGAGAAACCTGATGTCATTGACCTTCACAAGCAGCAGAGAAAGGAGCCTGAAAGACCTTTATACCAA AAAGCATATAAAGTGGATGTTACTACAACCTGA
- the LOC121049529 gene encoding UDP-rhamnose/UDP-galactose transporter 3-like — protein MKDAWIDGPLSWPTISLCLPLALFHFSVTALVGFISNASGYSASKHVPLWELIWFSLVANASITGMNLSLMLNSVGFYQISKLSMIPVVSDFSREVKIAVAVVIIGVGICTVTDVRVNAKGFLCAFVAILCTSLQQISIGSLQKSEDEKKYSVGSFELLRKTAPIQAISLLILGPFVVYFLTGKLLTDYKMTSGAFAFIMLSCSLAVFCNISRYLCIGRFSAVSFQVLFILGHMKTVCVLTLGWLLFDSALTFKNLMGMALAVVGIIVYSWVGG, from the exons ATGAAGG ATGCATGGATTGATGGCCCATTATCATGGCCAACAATCAGCTTATGCCTCCCGCTCGCTTTGTTCCACTTCTCTGTTACTGCATTGGTTGGTTTCATATCAAATGCATCTGGGTACTCAGCATCGAAACATGTTCCTCTTTGGGAACTTATTTGGTTCTCACTTGTAGCCAATGCCTCGATTACGGGGATGAACTTGAGTCTCATGCTTAACTCTGTCGGCTTTTATCAGATATCAAAGTTGAGCATGATTCCGGTGGTCTCTGATTTCTCAAGGGAAGTCAAGATTGCTGTGGCAGTGGTGATAATAGGTGTGGGCATATGTACCGTCACCGATGTTAGAGTTAATGCCAAAGGTTTTCTCTGTGCTTTTGTGGCCATCTTGTGTACATCATTACAACAAATTTCAATAGGTTCATTACAGAAGTCAGAAGATGAGAAGAAATACTCGGTAGGCTCTTTTGAATTGCTCAGAAAGACAGCTCCAATTCAAGCTATCTCCCTTCTCATTCTTGGTCCATTTGTTGTCTACTTTCTTACTGGAAAACTTTTAACAGATTACAAGATGACGTCTGGTGCATTTGCATTCATAATGCTCTCTTGCTCCCTAGCAGTATTCTGCAACATCAGTCGGTACCTCTGCATCGGTAGATTCTCAGCCGTGTCATTCCAGGTTTTATTCATTTTAGGCCACATGAAGACTGTCTGTGTCTTGACATTGGGGTGGCTTCTCTTTGATTCAGCGCTCACATTTAAGAACTTGATGGGAATGGCTCTTGCAGTTGTCGGCATTATAGTTTACAGTTGGGTTGGAGGCTGA
- the LOC112165132 gene encoding uncharacterized protein LOC112165132 isoform X1: protein MSKGFNHAGWIVTTSIRSPDQRKRKMSLTNEGASKKKADSDSEEDNNLKEKGVSNKKKEGFCSFLFRLMPMWSFFQLQRRMKIAELKKLCDVVEGKCGTGKQPFQLPDFIAATGIEKIRQEEPVDKTKHWGDLEREEEEEEPMEGKDLEDGIESVDSLSSTPTGNEKPDVIDLHKQQRKEPERPLYQVSTMADTFFND from the exons ATGTCCAAGGGTTTTAATCATGCTGGCTGGATTGTTACTACTTCGATTCGATCACCTGATCA GAGGAAAAGAAAGATGAGTCTCACGAACGAAGGAGCCTCAAAGAAGAAGGCTGATTCAGATTCTGAAGAGGATAACAACCTAAAAGAGAAAGGCGtttcaaacaaaaagaaagagggTTTTTGTAGTTTTCTGTTCAGGCTAATGCCAATGTGGTCATTCTTTCAGCTTCAACGGCGAATGAAGATTGCAGAATTGAAAAAGCTCTGTGATGTTGTTGAG GGTAAATGTGGTACCGGAAAACAACCGTTTCAGCTTCCTGATTTCATTGCTGCAACTGGAATTGAGAAAATTAGACAG GAAGAGCCAGTTGATAAGACAAAGCATTGGGGTGATttggagagagaggaagaagaggaagaaccgATGGAGGGCAAAGATCTAGAAGATGGTATTGAATCTGTAGATAGCCTTTCAAG TACTCCCACTGGCAATGAGAAACCTGATGTCATTGACCTTCACAAGCAGCAGAGAAAGGAGCCTGAAAGACCTTTATACCAAgtaagtacgatggcagacactTTCTTTAACGACTAA